From Oscillospiraceae bacterium CM, a single genomic window includes:
- a CDS encoding PLP-dependent transferase: MDFETMCVHGSLSLADPTGAVSVPIYQTATFAHPGVGQSTGYDYSRVQNPTRAALEKTVAALEGGCEALAFSSGMAAITVMLALFAPGDHIVASDDLYGGTVRLFNTVASNFGVIFEYVDTSIPSSLEKSLRPETKAIYLETPTNPKMLVTDIAAAARLARVHDLMLIVDNTFLTPAFQKPIALGADLVVHSGTKYLAGHNDTLAGFLVTNNAMIAERLRLLYKTIGACLSPFDSWLVLRGIKTLSVRLHQQQKTALELADWLGSHPKVRAVHYPGLPSHPGYAVSRRQSTGFGAMISFETTDEETARRTLERVRLIQYAESLGGVESLITYPTLQTHADLPEQQRASKGIDGHLLRLSVGLETADDLIADLEYALGGHREFGF; encoded by the coding sequence ATGGATTTTGAAACAATGTGCGTTCACGGCAGTTTGTCGCTTGCCGACCCGACTGGCGCCGTAAGCGTCCCGATTTATCAGACGGCGACATTTGCCCACCCCGGCGTCGGGCAGAGCACGGGTTATGATTATTCCCGCGTGCAGAATCCGACGCGGGCGGCTCTTGAAAAAACCGTTGCCGCGCTGGAGGGCGGTTGCGAGGCGCTGGCATTCTCCTCAGGTATGGCGGCCATAACCGTCATGCTGGCGCTCTTTGCCCCGGGCGATCATATCGTCGCCTCCGACGATCTCTACGGCGGCACGGTTCGGCTCTTTAACACTGTCGCATCAAATTTTGGGGTCATTTTTGAGTATGTTGACACTTCCATTCCGTCATCCCTTGAAAAGAGCCTTCGTCCGGAGACGAAGGCCATCTATCTTGAGACACCGACAAACCCTAAAATGCTTGTGACGGATATTGCCGCCGCCGCGCGGCTGGCACGGGTACATGACCTGATGCTGATAGTCGACAACACCTTTTTGACGCCTGCTTTTCAAAAACCGATTGCCCTTGGGGCCGATCTTGTCGTTCACAGCGGGACAAAATATCTCGCCGGGCACAACGATACGCTGGCAGGCTTCCTTGTGACAAACAATGCAATGATCGCCGAGCGCCTGCGCCTGCTATATAAAACAATCGGTGCCTGCCTGTCCCCTTTTGACAGCTGGCTTGTGCTCCGCGGCATCAAGACGCTGTCCGTCCGCCTACATCAGCAGCAGAAGACGGCACTCGAACTCGCCGACTGGCTCGGGAGCCACCCGAAGGTGCGCGCTGTTCATTATCCCGGCCTGCCGTCGCATCCCGGTTATGCGGTATCCCGCCGGCAGTCAACCGGCTTCGGGGCAATGATCTCGTTCGAGACAACGGATGAGGAGACGGCGCGGCGCACCCTTGAGCGCGTGCGGCTTATCCAATATGCCGAGAGCCTTGGCGGCGTAGAATCACTCATCACGTACCCCACGCTTCAGACACATGCAGACCTGCCCGAACAGCAGCGCGCATCGAAAGGGATCGACGGGCACCTCCTTCGATTGTCTGTGGGGCTTGAAACGGCTGACGACCTGATTGCGGATTTGGAATATGCCTTGGGAGGACATCGTGAATTTGGATTTTGA
- a CDS encoding pyridoxal phosphate-dependent aminotransferase → MNLDFDAVIDRKNTDSIKHDFAVRRGLPEDVLPLWVADMDFRSPPGVIDALISKSRHGIFGYSDSSRDYFDVLHDWFSDRFGWDVHESWLIKTPGIVYAIAQAIRALTRENDAVLIQEPVYYPFRNVIERNKRRVVVNELAYYNGVYTIDFEDFERKIVSENVRLFILCSPHNPVGRVWTAAELCRLGELCHQHGVIVISDEIHADFVYTGHRHSVFAALKPEFADFTVTCTAPTKTFNLAGLQISNIFVSNKAIKAAIANEIDKSGYSQVNVMGLVACRAAYKDGAPWLSDLLGYLTGNLDYLRHFLHQKLPQLRLVEPEGTYLCWLDCRALGLDDTALEKLIVHQAKLWLDGGTMFGRGGSGFQRINIACPRAVLQQALEQLRAAVISLV, encoded by the coding sequence GTGAATTTGGATTTTGACGCGGTCATCGACCGAAAAAACACCGACTCAATTAAGCATGACTTTGCCGTGCGGCGCGGCCTGCCGGAGGACGTTCTGCCGCTTTGGGTCGCCGATATGGATTTCCGGTCACCACCGGGCGTCATCGATGCGCTGATCAGCAAGAGCCGCCACGGTATTTTTGGCTACAGTGACAGCAGCCGAGACTACTTCGATGTTCTGCACGACTGGTTTTCCGATCGGTTTGGCTGGGATGTTCATGAATCGTGGCTGATTAAAACGCCCGGCATCGTCTACGCGATTGCGCAGGCCATCCGGGCTTTGACGCGTGAAAACGACGCCGTACTCATCCAGGAGCCCGTCTATTACCCATTCCGAAATGTGATAGAGCGCAACAAGCGGCGCGTTGTTGTCAACGAACTGGCCTATTATAACGGCGTGTATACGATCGATTTTGAGGACTTCGAGCGAAAAATCGTTTCTGAAAACGTTCGTCTCTTTATCCTTTGCAGCCCGCACAACCCGGTCGGCCGCGTTTGGACGGCAGCGGAGCTCTGCCGCCTCGGCGAGCTATGCCACCAGCACGGTGTCATCGTTATTTCTGATGAAATCCATGCCGATTTTGTATATACAGGCCACCGTCATTCTGTTTTCGCCGCTTTAAAACCGGAATTCGCGGACTTTACCGTTACCTGCACGGCACCGACGAAAACGTTTAATTTGGCGGGGCTTCAGATTTCAAATATATTTGTTTCCAATAAAGCCATTAAAGCTGCTATTGCAAACGAAATTGACAAAAGCGGGTACAGCCAGGTCAACGTGATGGGCCTTGTTGCCTGCCGCGCCGCATACAAAGACGGCGCGCCTTGGCTCTCCGACCTTCTGGGCTATCTCACCGGTAATCTTGATTATTTGCGGCATTTTCTGCATCAGAAGTTGCCGCAGCTTCGCCTTGTGGAACCGGAGGGGACGTATCTCTGCTGGCTGGACTGCCGGGCGCTCGGCCTTGATGACACGGCGCTGGAAAAACTCATTGTCCATCAAGCGAAATTATGGCTTGACGGCGGAACCATGTTTGGCCGGGGCGGCAGCGGCTTTCAGCGTATTAATATCGCCTGTCCGCGCGCTGTGCTCCAGCAGGCACTTGAGCAGCTCCGGGCGGCCGTTATAAGCCTTGTGTGA
- the csrA gene encoding carbon storage regulator CsrA: MLVLTRKQNEGILIGNDIVVTVISIDGDKIRLGIDAPKHIRVIREELLKEIGQENMMAAHSEYRPINQKKKNPDKAP; encoded by the coding sequence ATGCTAGTACTGACACGAAAACAAAATGAGGGCATTCTCATTGGCAATGACATCGTTGTGACCGTCATCAGTATTGACGGTGATAAAATCCGCCTCGGTATTGACGCGCCCAAGCACATCCGCGTCATCCGGGAAGAGCTGCTAAAAGAGATCGGGCAGGAGAACATGATGGCGGCGCATTCCGAATACCGCCCCATTAATCAGAAAAAGAAAAATCCTGATAAAGCGCCGTAA
- a CDS encoding flagellar assembly protein FliW — protein MIIPTAHFGDVEIDDNKILHFDKGLPGLDEDRRFALLSNEDSRPVSWLQSLDHKEISLPVMDPFLICPDYSFDISQDDVEVLAIEDIKDVYVLSILVIPKNANAMTINLSAPIIVNVRNSRGCQIVLDDRKYRVRVPVSDLLAKSGKDGMELC, from the coding sequence ATGATTATACCGACAGCGCATTTTGGAGATGTTGAAATAGACGACAACAAAATCCTCCATTTTGATAAAGGCCTGCCCGGTCTTGACGAGGACCGGCGTTTTGCCCTTTTGTCAAATGAGGACTCGCGCCCCGTGAGCTGGCTGCAGTCGCTTGACCATAAAGAGATTTCCCTGCCGGTGATGGACCCGTTTCTCATCTGCCCGGATTATTCCTTTGATATCTCGCAGGATGACGTTGAGGTGCTGGCCATTGAGGATATTAAAGATGTCTACGTTTTAAGCATTCTCGTCATCCCCAAAAACGCCAACGCCATGACCATCAACCTCTCCGCGCCGATCATTGTTAACGTCCGCAACAGCCGCGGCTGCCAGATTGTTTTAGACGACAGGAAGTATAGGGTGCGCGTGCCCGTTTCGGATCTGCTCGCCAAATCCGGCAAGGATGGTATGGAGCTATGCTAG
- the flgL gene encoding flagellar hook-associated protein FlgL has protein sequence MRITNSMMAGKFLSESNDALNRVSKYQSQVDTSKKISGISDDPHATLATLRARNRLTNLALYQSNIQTASSYLTEAESVANELNEILQSAYGDIITANDGSKTQADLSAISEDLKNLRNEVLSIGNTTLGTSYIFGGFNYTGSTNGVTKTPPFSTSSATGDVLYNGINLSQVAWKDDFDNGVSVMTNLQGKANAIIAAFSTTASDSYNLTQATTAFGDLNDLVTAGNAALNAAKSFGADPASAEYTGLKTVIDGLAGIAADLYTETSKELAADPADTTNKFSATAVQTLLNNAAAYLTDPGTGSALDNAMAQLGTVVTIPAATQAAITAEAGNRTTMQIGTSQTIDMTLTGLDLFGTGKDNIYHVLTKCIKMLDGGMTPDLDGMTTALQSAQSSVLNLQTKIGASQNRLTLVGSRYQTNELNYTKMRSDAEDADMAETAMNLATAQSVYNAALAGGAKILQTSLIDFLK, from the coding sequence TTGAGAATCACGAATTCCATGATGGCGGGCAAATTTTTGTCTGAGTCAAACGATGCGCTGAACAGAGTCAGTAAATATCAGTCGCAGGTGGATACATCTAAAAAAATCTCCGGCATTTCAGATGACCCGCATGCCACGCTTGCAACGCTGCGGGCGCGCAACAGGCTGACGAATCTGGCGCTGTATCAAAGCAATATTCAAACCGCCTCCAGCTATCTGACAGAAGCTGAGTCAGTCGCCAATGAGCTCAACGAGATTCTTCAGTCGGCATATGGTGATATTATTACGGCAAACGACGGGTCAAAAACACAGGCCGACCTGTCGGCCATCTCGGAAGACCTGAAAAACCTCCGCAATGAGGTCTTATCAATCGGCAATACAACGCTCGGAACAAGCTATATTTTTGGCGGCTTCAATTATACGGGCAGCACAAACGGCGTCACAAAAACACCGCCGTTTTCCACCAGCAGCGCAACGGGGGATGTTCTCTATAACGGCATCAATCTCTCACAGGTCGCCTGGAAGGACGATTTTGACAATGGCGTTTCTGTTATGACAAACTTACAGGGCAAAGCCAATGCCATTATCGCCGCCTTTTCAACGACTGCATCAGACAGCTATAATCTGACGCAAGCCACAACGGCGTTCGGCGACCTCAATGATCTTGTCACGGCTGGAAATGCCGCCTTAAACGCGGCTAAGTCGTTCGGCGCAGACCCCGCGTCGGCCGAATATACGGGGCTTAAAACAGTCATAGACGGCTTGGCGGGTATCGCGGCAGACCTTTACACCGAAACGTCGAAAGAACTCGCGGCCGACCCGGCTGACACCACAAACAAATTCAGCGCAACGGCTGTTCAGACGCTCTTGAATAATGCCGCCGCTTATCTGACCGACCCGGGTACAGGCTCGGCACTCGATAACGCCATGGCACAGCTCGGCACCGTTGTGACGATCCCGGCCGCCACACAGGCGGCTATTACCGCTGAGGCCGGCAACAGGACAACAATGCAGATCGGCACATCACAGACGATTGACATGACACTCACAGGCCTTGACCTTTTTGGGACAGGAAAAGACAATATCTATCATGTCCTAACGAAGTGCATTAAAATGCTCGACGGCGGTATGACGCCCGATTTAGATGGCATGACCACAGCGCTGCAGTCGGCACAGTCGTCTGTTTTAAACCTGCAGACGAAAATCGGCGCTTCTCAGAACAGGCTAACGCTTGTTGGAAGCCGTTACCAAACGAACGAGCTCAATTATACCAAAATGCGTTCCGACGCGGAAGATGCCGACATGGCCGAGACCGCCATGAACCTGGCGACGGCACAGTCGGTCTACAATGCCGCGCTGGCCGGCGGCGCGAAAATCCTGCAGACATCGCTGATTGATTTTCTCAAATAA
- the flgK gene encoding flagellar hook-associated protein FlgK, producing MSSTFGSFEIARSGLSVAMQQLSVTEQNISNANTEGYTRQRLLTKAKSSSSDGYLISQLNKANVGQGVAATGIQQIRSSYLDQQFRTLNTNYMYSTTRDGALTYLTGLVNELDEDSGLTTAIGNFYSALSSFSADTSSKEYRTNVQQQALAMTSSFNNVYEEMQSLWKEQNDSMTTVASEINSVAQKIADLNNAIARTVQTGGSSNELNDQRNLLLDKLAGYANISYSLNAGNDSMLDVRVGGLLLVDGVTTNAITADSPTSHTAEIDNLTAQIAAVNTQVEAGSVTPSDGQTAIAALVTQLGQYMTVSSSLNADNPDLTDVTFNGAALVSGTTATGVADAVANNVTAWVEFNRSNLTLDGSELSIQSGTLTGGQLYANMEMVESQDARTPGIPYYMAQVNSFVRDMAEHINTIHQGGWTYPDGTTASQSGVSFFDVPSYVDGLGNTVYDYSKVNAGNFTLSSDVLSSVYNIAGSSQQISLSGSSTNSGNNITALALINDLSDSGYYDKLNSIVLNLAVVANTGESVTSTRKSVLDSVDTQRQSMSSVSTDEETTNLIIFQQTYAACAKAISVLDNMLDTLINMMGR from the coding sequence ATGTCATCTACCTTCGGCTCGTTTGAAATTGCACGGTCGGGTCTCTCCGTCGCCATGCAGCAGCTGAGCGTGACGGAGCAGAATATATCCAACGCCAATACGGAAGGGTATACGCGCCAAAGACTTCTGACGAAAGCAAAATCCTCCTCAAGCGACGGTTACTTGATCAGCCAGCTCAATAAGGCAAACGTCGGCCAAGGCGTTGCGGCAACAGGAATTCAGCAGATCAGAAGCTCTTATCTTGATCAGCAGTTCAGAACGCTCAACACAAATTATATGTACAGCACAACGCGTGACGGCGCGCTGACATATCTCACGGGCCTTGTCAACGAGCTTGATGAGGACAGCGGCCTGACAACGGCCATCGGGAACTTCTATTCGGCGCTGAGTTCATTTTCTGCGGACACGTCGAGCAAGGAATACAGGACGAATGTCCAGCAGCAAGCGCTTGCCATGACGTCGAGTTTCAACAACGTCTATGAGGAAATGCAAAGCCTCTGGAAAGAGCAGAACGACAGCATGACGACCGTCGCCTCGGAGATTAATTCGGTCGCCCAAAAGATCGCCGATTTAAACAATGCCATTGCCAGAACCGTTCAGACAGGCGGATCGTCCAACGAGCTCAATGACCAGCGCAATCTTCTGCTGGACAAGCTGGCCGGGTACGCGAACATTTCCTACAGTCTCAACGCGGGCAATGACAGTATGCTCGACGTCCGTGTCGGCGGCCTTTTGCTTGTTGACGGCGTTACAACAAACGCCATTACTGCCGACAGCCCCACATCGCACACGGCCGAGATCGACAATCTGACGGCGCAGATTGCTGCTGTCAATACACAGGTTGAGGCCGGTTCAGTAACACCGTCCGACGGCCAAACGGCCATCGCAGCCCTCGTGACGCAGCTCGGCCAGTACATGACGGTTTCATCGTCATTAAACGCCGATAATCCAGACCTGACCGACGTGACGTTTAACGGCGCTGCCCTTGTCAGCGGTACGACGGCAACAGGAGTGGCTGACGCCGTTGCCAACAATGTGACGGCTTGGGTTGAATTTAACCGCAGCAATCTGACGCTTGACGGCAGCGAATTGAGCATCCAAAGCGGGACGCTGACAGGCGGCCAGCTCTACGCCAATATGGAGATGGTCGAAAGCCAGGATGCGAGAACGCCGGGCATTCCATATTACATGGCACAGGTCAATTCATTCGTGCGGGACATGGCAGAGCATATCAATACGATTCATCAAGGCGGCTGGACGTATCCTGATGGGACGACAGCCAGCCAGTCAGGCGTCAGCTTTTTCGACGTCCCATCCTATGTGGACGGTTTGGGGAACACGGTCTATGACTATTCAAAGGTCAATGCGGGCAACTTTACGCTTAGCAGTGATGTGCTCTCCAGTGTATACAATATTGCAGGCTCGTCGCAGCAGATTTCTTTGAGCGGCAGTTCGACGAATTCTGGTAATAATATCACGGCGCTGGCCCTTATCAATGACCTTTCCGACAGCGGCTATTATGACAAGCTCAACAGTATCGTTTTGAATCTTGCCGTCGTGGCCAACACTGGTGAAAGTGTGACGAGCACCAGAAAATCAGTACTTGACAGTGTCGACACACAGCGGCAGTCCATGTCTTCCGTCTCGACGGATGAGGAGACGACGAATCTCATCATCTTCCAACAGACGTACGCCGCGTGCGCGAAAGCCATATCCGTCCTGGACAATATGCTCGATACATTGATCAATATGATGGGCCGCTAA
- a CDS encoding flagellar protein FlgN — MKELSHIAEALLDGMARSYDLLCQLQEIAAEKEAFLTTGDIEGLRRVTEQEEELLQVLNHEEKERAKNAEALSQAVGVFDKNTRLKEIVEKIEDNALRSRLDKARERLVEAVAALTSRNDRLEALLQQQIGYTDFMLNLLIRPQKTTHTYDGQGSRQEESGSLGLLDFHV; from the coding sequence ATGAAAGAATTATCACATATCGCAGAAGCGTTGCTTGACGGTATGGCGCGGTCATACGATCTTCTGTGTCAGCTTCAGGAAATTGCCGCCGAGAAAGAGGCATTTCTGACGACGGGTGACATTGAGGGGCTGCGCCGTGTTACGGAGCAGGAGGAAGAGCTTCTGCAAGTCCTGAATCATGAAGAAAAAGAAAGAGCAAAGAATGCCGAGGCGCTGTCACAGGCCGTCGGTGTTTTTGACAAAAACACACGGCTGAAGGAGATTGTTGAAAAAATCGAAGATAATGCGCTTCGGTCAAGGCTCGATAAGGCCAGAGAGCGTCTCGTCGAAGCCGTCGCGGCGCTGACATCTCGCAACGATCGGCTCGAGGCCCTTTTGCAGCAGCAGATCGGCTATACCGATTTTATGCTCAACCTGCTCATCCGCCCGCAAAAAACAACGCATACGTACGACGGCCAGGGCAGCCGCCAGGAAGAATCGGGCAGCTTGGGGCTGTTGGATTTTCATGTTTGA
- a CDS encoding flagellar biosynthesis anti-sigma factor FlgM, producing MKINSVSQNDAISKYVHTINSKPTPAAVKTGINDSVELSEGAQKYAALLKAAKDSIDSPGAEEAKAADIMARMNNNSYNVPTGDVVGSIMSGIPTHI from the coding sequence ATGAAAATTAATTCTGTCTCTCAGAATGACGCCATCTCAAAATACGTCCATACCATCAACAGCAAGCCCACCCCGGCAGCCGTCAAAACGGGGATTAACGACAGCGTTGAGCTGTCTGAAGGCGCACAGAAGTATGCTGCGCTTCTGAAAGCGGCGAAAGACTCGATAGACAGTCCGGGGGCGGAGGAGGCCAAAGCGGCCGACATTATGGCCCGGATGAACAATAATAGTTACAATGTCCCGACAGGGGATGTCGTCGGCAGTATCATGAGCGGGATTCCGACGCATATATAA
- the flgF gene encoding flagellar basal-body rod protein FlgF encodes MQSLFTAASGLSSQQKRLETLAANVANASTPGYKAARVDFKDALYNSMTDPVLPDSAQNNLLSGSGVIVNDTAVDYSGGALLQTGSPLDMAIEGSGFFQVQNSGGEVFYTRSGSFQISVTDTGNYLVTAEGYFVLNQKGEKIKLPDGATSFRVSSNGELSTDSGTPFATLGIVDFANPNGLAPAGATSFTATAATGQGVTVADAHIVQGSLEGSNVNLAQEMTLLIRAQRAYSLASRALQTSDDMLGLANNMH; translated from the coding sequence ATGCAATCGTTATTCACGGCCGCATCCGGCCTCTCAAGTCAGCAAAAGCGTCTTGAAACACTGGCAGCCAATGTCGCCAACGCAAGCACACCGGGGTACAAAGCCGCGCGTGTTGATTTTAAGGATGCTCTGTATAACAGCATGACCGATCCCGTCTTGCCTGACAGCGCCCAAAACAATCTTCTTTCCGGCAGTGGTGTCATTGTGAACGACACGGCTGTGGATTACAGCGGCGGCGCACTCCTTCAGACAGGTTCGCCGCTCGATATGGCCATTGAGGGGAGCGGCTTCTTTCAGGTGCAAAACAGCGGCGGCGAGGTTTTTTACACGCGCAGCGGCAGTTTTCAGATTTCGGTGACGGATACTGGCAATTATCTCGTGACGGCGGAAGGGTATTTCGTTCTCAATCAGAAGGGTGAGAAAATAAAGCTGCCGGATGGGGCAACGAGCTTTCGGGTCTCGTCAAACGGTGAATTATCAACGGACTCGGGTACGCCTTTTGCAACGCTTGGCATAGTAGATTTCGCAAACCCGAACGGTTTGGCACCGGCCGGCGCGACCAGCTTCACCGCAACGGCGGCCACAGGGCAAGGTGTGACTGTTGCTGATGCCCATATCGTCCAAGGGAGTCTTGAGGGCTCCAACGTCAATCTCGCCCAGGAAATGACGCTTTTAATCCGCGCGCAGCGTGCCTATTCGCTCGCCAGCCGCGCACTTCAAACCTCAGACGATATGCTGGGTCTTGCAAACAATATGCATTAG
- the flgF gene encoding flagellar basal-body rod protein FlgF, producing the protein MVRGLYTSATGMNVQRNKMDVLTNNIVNAETTGFKADTLVTSTFDQVMLQRINDPNINILGAPDVGGYDFGTHVDELVTDFSGGTLEVTDRPTDIALTGNGFFTVETADGQIRYTKSGNFTVNADGYLVTQDGDFVLGEKGRIKVGSSDFSVSAQGDVTGDAATPDRLKIVTFSDLSVLRKAGNNLYYPYGDVAPVTTSDTVVHQGVLEGSNVDISGEMVDMISVYRKYEANQKLVSMTDKSLEMAVNLGRVGG; encoded by the coding sequence ATGGTACGCGGCTTATATACGTCGGCAACAGGCATGAACGTCCAGCGCAACAAAATGGATGTCCTGACCAATAATATCGTCAACGCCGAGACAACAGGCTTCAAGGCCGACACGCTCGTCACCTCCACCTTTGACCAGGTGATGCTCCAGCGCATTAATGACCCGAACATCAACATTCTCGGCGCGCCCGATGTCGGAGGGTACGACTTCGGCACGCATGTTGACGAGCTTGTCACCGATTTTTCGGGCGGCACGCTGGAAGTGACGGACCGGCCAACGGACATCGCCCTCACAGGAAACGGTTTCTTCACGGTTGAAACAGCCGATGGCCAGATTCGCTATACTAAGAGCGGCAACTTCACGGTCAATGCCGACGGGTATCTCGTCACACAGGATGGCGATTTTGTCCTCGGCGAGAAGGGGCGTATTAAAGTCGGTTCAAGCGACTTTTCTGTTTCAGCGCAGGGAGATGTGACGGGGGATGCGGCAACGCCGGACCGTCTGAAAATTGTGACCTTCAGCGACTTAAGCGTTCTGCGCAAGGCGGGCAATAACCTCTACTATCCGTATGGAGACGTTGCGCCCGTTACAACCTCGGACACGGTAGTTCACCAAGGCGTGCTGGAGGGTTCCAACGTCGATATTTCAGGTGAAATGGTTGATATGATCTCTGTTTATCGAAAATATGAGGCTAATCAGAAACTCGTGAGTATGACAGACAAATCGCTCGAGATGGCCGTTAACCTCGGCAGAGTTGGAGGGTAA
- a CDS encoding FliA/WhiG family RNA polymerase sigma factor has protein sequence MGTEDLTNVDDLWEKYFDTGNPDIKNQIISHYLYIVGIIVKRLLPQYKDYSEKDELMSCGVLGLIDAVNKFDRSFGVKFQTYATVRIRGEIIDYMRKQDWAPSSLRKKISSIQKAYESLEAELNRRPTEEEIADYLGVKESLIQKVMHKTHMFNLVYFESMLYEKETEGFQEPTKNDPYQKIESEVMSEALKKLIDSLPEREKMVITLHYYEGLTMKSIAKILQISESRVSQIHSRILMEMRLVLDN, from the coding sequence ATGGGAACAGAGGATTTGACGAATGTTGATGACCTTTGGGAAAAATATTTTGATACCGGAAACCCTGACATCAAAAATCAGATCATCTCGCATTATCTGTACATCGTCGGCATTATTGTCAAGCGGCTTCTGCCGCAGTATAAGGATTACAGTGAGAAGGATGAACTGATGAGCTGCGGTGTTCTGGGGCTTATCGACGCGGTCAACAAATTTGACCGTTCGTTCGGTGTCAAGTTTCAGACATATGCCACCGTGCGCATTCGCGGTGAAATCATTGACTACATGCGAAAGCAAGACTGGGCCCCGTCAAGCCTGCGGAAAAAAATCAGCAGCATTCAGAAGGCGTATGAAAGCCTGGAAGCGGAGCTTAACAGAAGGCCGACGGAGGAGGAAATTGCCGATTACCTCGGCGTGAAGGAATCGCTCATCCAAAAGGTCATGCACAAAACGCACATGTTCAACCTTGTCTATTTCGAGTCCATGCTCTATGAAAAGGAGACGGAAGGATTTCAGGAACCGACAAAAAACGACCCATACCAGAAGATTGAAAGCGAAGTCATGTCAGAGGCGCTTAAAAAGCTCATCGATTCGCTTCCGGAGCGGGAGAAAATGGTCATCACGCTCCATTACTACGAAGGGCTCACGATGAAGAGCATCGCCAAAATCCTGCAGATATCCGAGTCGCGCGTTTCACAGATTCACTCCCGTATTCTCATGGAAATGCGATTAGTTCTTGACAATTGA
- a CDS encoding flagellar brake protein, which yields MNLENILKTGNEVRVKSGTDTFISTIDDITGETTFTILTPFAKGHQLQVKQGETFSLSCVTERGIYMFEAQVLSIDDSSNVMIIHLRVMGDVRRVQRRQAFRVRENIAVNARIKSTDKNPDGKWVKTNTIDIAELGLLLRFDENCDYGQEMELSLRINMFGINEVIPKVKGKVVRCVSTRNKEFGYLLGIKFEDLPEKARDALIRLVVLSQRNKLTYKNVKKLR from the coding sequence TTGAACCTGGAGAATATTTTAAAAACCGGCAATGAGGTTCGTGTCAAAAGTGGGACAGATACATTTATTTCAACGATCGACGACATTACCGGTGAGACGACGTTTACGATTCTCACGCCGTTTGCCAAGGGACATCAGCTTCAGGTAAAGCAGGGCGAGACGTTTTCCCTCTCGTGTGTCACTGAGCGCGGGATATATATGTTTGAGGCGCAAGTGCTATCAATAGATGATTCGTCTAATGTGATGATCATTCATCTCCGTGTTATGGGAGACGTCCGGCGCGTTCAGCGGCGGCAGGCGTTCCGCGTCCGTGAGAATATTGCCGTCAACGCGCGTATTAAATCCACCGATAAAAATCCGGACGGCAAATGGGTCAAAACAAATACGATTGATATCGCCGAACTTGGCTTACTTCTTCGGTTTGATGAAAATTGTGATTATGGACAGGAAATGGAGCTGTCTCTGCGCATCAATATGTTCGGTATTAACGAGGTTATTCCGAAGGTCAAGGGCAAGGTTGTACGCTGTGTTTCAACACGGAACAAGGAATTTGGCTACCTTCTCGGCATTAAGTTCGAGGATCTGCCGGAAAAGGCAAGGGATGCGCTTATCCGGCTCGTTGTTTTAAGCCAGCGCAACAAGCTGACTTATAAAAACGTCAAAAAGCTGCGATGA